One part of the Salinivirga cyanobacteriivorans genome encodes these proteins:
- a CDS encoding transketolase family protein has product MKIRDYIPTRVGFGKGLKEAADQMPEIIGLGADITGSVNMNFFAEAHPDRFYSLGIAEQNITGVAVGLALEGKIPVMATYGVFSAMRNTDQVRISVCYNNLHVIIGGAHAGISVGPDGATHQALEDIAIMRSLPNMTVLSPCDATQANQAIKAALTEQTGPVYLRFGREAVPDFIPDDIKFEIGKAQLLKTGEDLTIVATGHLVWEALEAAKELESGGVSARVINLHTIKPIDKETLIKASAETGAIVTAEEHQIMGGMGSAVAEVLSEYAPCPMKFIGVNDTFGESGQPDELMKKYKLKSKDIVTAAHEVLINKAKK; this is encoded by the coding sequence ATGAAAATTCGTGATTACATTCCAACGCGGGTAGGTTTTGGCAAGGGTTTGAAAGAAGCAGCAGACCAAATGCCGGAGATTATCGGGTTAGGTGCAGATATCACCGGTTCGGTGAATATGAATTTTTTCGCAGAGGCTCACCCTGATCGTTTTTATTCGCTGGGTATCGCCGAACAAAATATTACAGGAGTGGCTGTGGGCCTTGCGCTTGAGGGCAAAATACCTGTAATGGCCACCTATGGAGTTTTTTCTGCTATGCGCAATACCGATCAGGTGCGTATATCAGTGTGCTATAATAATCTTCATGTGATAATTGGTGGTGCACATGCCGGAATTTCGGTTGGTCCGGATGGTGCCACGCATCAGGCGCTCGAAGATATAGCCATAATGCGTTCTTTGCCTAACATGACTGTTTTGTCGCCCTGTGATGCCACACAGGCCAATCAGGCAATTAAAGCTGCTTTGACTGAGCAGACCGGTCCTGTTTACCTGCGATTTGGGCGTGAGGCTGTTCCCGATTTTATACCTGATGATATTAAATTTGAAATAGGTAAAGCTCAACTGCTCAAAACAGGCGAGGATTTAACCATTGTGGCTACCGGACATCTCGTGTGGGAAGCTCTTGAAGCCGCGAAAGAACTGGAAAGCGGGGGCGTTTCTGCAAGGGTAATTAATCTTCATACAATTAAACCAATTGATAAAGAAACTTTAATTAAAGCCTCTGCAGAAACCGGTGCCATAGTGACTGCAGAAGAGCACCAGATAATGGGGGGGATGGGTAGTGCCGTAGCCGAGGTACTGTCTGAATATGCTCCGTGTCCTATGAAATTTATTGGTGTCAACGATACATTTGGCGAATCGGGGCAACCAGATGAGCTTATGAAAAAATATAAATTGAAGTCAAAAGATATTGTTACAGCAGCCCATGAAGTGCTGATAAATAAAGCTAAGAAATGA
- a CDS encoding transketolase, whose translation MKLSVRQLREKAMEIRISVIKSLAAAGSGHLGGSLGLADVFTSLYFKELNHKPENPKWENRDRLVLSIGHVAPIFYTTLAHCGYFPIEELATLRKLGSRLQGHPATDHHTPGLETSAGSLGQGLSIALGMALAARHNGARHRIFSIHGDGELQEGSIWEAAMAAGNYQLDNMVAIVDRNGVQIDGPTEQVMGVEPLADKWRAFNWKVHECDGNDIIDILRCFEVVKEKTNQPQVIIAHTKMGAGVAEIENDYTWHGKPPRPENVDNFIAQVKQSYHENS comes from the coding sequence ATGAAATTATCGGTAAGGCAACTCAGAGAAAAAGCCATGGAAATACGTATCAGCGTAATTAAATCGCTCGCTGCTGCTGGCTCCGGGCATCTGGGTGGCAGCTTAGGTCTCGCCGATGTTTTTACCTCACTTTATTTTAAAGAACTCAATCACAAGCCGGAAAATCCTAAATGGGAGAATAGAGACCGGTTAGTACTTTCTATAGGGCATGTAGCCCCAATTTTTTATACAACGCTTGCCCATTGCGGTTATTTTCCCATTGAAGAGCTTGCTACCTTAAGAAAACTTGGTTCGAGGCTGCAAGGCCATCCTGCCACTGATCACCACACGCCGGGGCTTGAAACTTCCGCCGGATCGCTGGGGCAGGGACTCAGTATAGCACTGGGAATGGCCTTGGCTGCCAGGCATAATGGTGCCAGACATCGTATTTTTTCCATTCATGGGGATGGCGAACTTCAGGAAGGTTCTATCTGGGAAGCAGCAATGGCTGCAGGTAATTATCAACTAGATAATATGGTGGCCATAGTTGACCGAAACGGGGTGCAAATTGATGGCCCCACAGAGCAGGTTATGGGTGTTGAACCATTGGCCGATAAGTGGAGAGCCTTTAACTGGAAAGTACACGAATGTGATGGAAATGATATTATTGATATTCTGAGATGTTTTGAGGTCGTTAAGGAGAAAACAAACCAACCCCAGGTTATTATTGCGCACACCAAAATGGGTGCGGGTGTGGCTGAAATAGAAAATGATTATACCTGGCATGGTAAACCACCACGCCCCGAAAATGTCGACAATTTTATTGCACAGGTAAAGCAGAGCTATCATGAAAATTCGTGA
- a CDS encoding SPOR domain-containing protein, whose product MKFKLFIIMMILPFATLAQSDTASIFKIFRDTTGGKGEVNIHQDPLVRLLVDRDVKIHQRRRGISNGYRIQIFSSFGNDSRDRSKDIRIKFLSEFPEFDPVRVYSTYEPPFIKVRVGDYRNRHEALEDYRNIVDIFPDSYIVKTRINYPELKRDIKP is encoded by the coding sequence ATGAAATTTAAACTATTCATCATAATGATGATTTTGCCTTTTGCTACTCTAGCGCAAAGCGATACGGCCTCAATTTTTAAAATATTCAGAGATACAACCGGTGGTAAAGGCGAGGTAAATATACACCAGGATCCACTTGTGCGATTGCTTGTGGACAGAGACGTGAAAATACACCAAAGGCGGAGGGGTATTTCGAATGGTTACAGAATACAGATTTTTAGTAGCTTTGGAAACGATTCGCGAGATCGTTCAAAAGATATTCGTATAAAGTTTTTATCGGAATTTCCCGAGTTTGACCCGGTACGCGTGTATTCAACCTATGAACCTCCGTTTATAAAGGTTCGTGTCGGTGATTACCGCAACCGCCATGAAGCACTTGAAGATTATCGAAATATCGTCGATATTTTCCCGGATAGTTATATTGTGAAAACGCGGATTAATTACCCGGAGCTAAAACGAGATATAAAACCGTAA
- a CDS encoding universal stress protein, which produces MKHVLVPVDFSEDSVNALEMAIAFANEMGHDVRMIHVIKDAVFYQRNFSLTNLIDVKNETVINNLKKLVEQYKPKAHHNLDFRIRSGKVYNEIANQAKYGEAELIVIGSHGTSGFEELWLGSNAYKVVNNSPCPVLSLRNSYKRHQINRIVLPIDDTPETRQKIPYTARIAKEFNAEVHLLQVADTKKENVLQRINDYANQVARFLENNDIDYLHEAITGNNLTDITIDYALRKDADLISIMTEQSESTKNIWLGPYAQQMVNHSPIPVLSIQPY; this is translated from the coding sequence ATGAAGCACGTATTGGTTCCTGTAGATTTTAGTGAAGATTCTGTTAATGCCCTTGAAATGGCCATTGCTTTTGCCAATGAAATGGGGCACGACGTGCGAATGATACACGTCATAAAAGATGCCGTTTTCTATCAGCGCAATTTCTCGCTCACAAACCTGATTGATGTAAAAAATGAGACCGTAATTAATAACCTTAAAAAGCTAGTAGAACAATACAAACCAAAGGCACATCACAATCTGGATTTTCGTATCAGAAGCGGCAAAGTATACAACGAGATTGCAAACCAGGCAAAATATGGTGAAGCAGAACTAATTGTTATCGGATCACACGGGACAAGTGGTTTTGAGGAATTATGGCTCGGTAGCAATGCCTACAAAGTTGTCAATAACTCCCCATGTCCTGTTCTAAGCTTACGCAATTCTTACAAAAGACACCAAATAAACCGCATTGTTTTGCCAATAGACGATACGCCTGAAACACGGCAAAAAATACCATACACTGCCCGTATCGCAAAGGAATTTAATGCCGAAGTGCATCTGTTGCAGGTCGCTGATACTAAAAAAGAAAATGTGTTGCAACGTATTAATGATTATGCCAACCAGGTTGCCAGGTTTCTCGAGAATAATGATATTGATTACCTGCATGAAGCAATTACAGGTAATAATCTTACTGATATCACAATTGATTATGCCCTGCGTAAAGATGCAGACCTCATCTCCATCATGACCGAGCAATCAGAAAGTACAAAGAATATCTGGCTTGGCCCATATGCACAGCAAATGGTAAATCATTCCCCCATACCTGTGCTAAGCATTCAACCCTATTGA
- a CDS encoding ExbD/TolR family protein, translating into MASKFERKGKSGGTPGINTASLPDIVFMLLFFFMVSTTMRETELKVQVSVPEATELTKLKKKSLVSYIYVGKPKRNYQKFFGSEPRIQLNDAFKQVKDIPDYIAAEREARDENERPFMTTSLKIDEDVRMGIVTDIKQELRKANALKINYSTKKKIQ; encoded by the coding sequence ATGGCTTCAAAATTTGAAAGAAAAGGTAAATCGGGCGGTACACCCGGAATCAATACAGCTTCGTTGCCTGATATTGTGTTTATGTTGCTTTTCTTTTTCATGGTAAGTACCACAATGCGTGAAACAGAGCTTAAAGTACAGGTTTCTGTACCCGAAGCTACTGAACTTACCAAGCTTAAGAAAAAATCACTCGTAAGTTATATATACGTTGGTAAACCTAAACGCAACTATCAGAAGTTCTTTGGTTCAGAACCACGTATTCAGCTCAATGATGCCTTTAAGCAAGTAAAAGATATTCCTGATTATATTGCCGCAGAGCGCGAAGCTCGCGATGAAAACGAACGTCCGTTTATGACTACTTCATTAAAAATTGATGAGGATGTTAGAATGGGTATCGTTACAGATATTAAACAGGAACTGCGTAAAGCCAATGCACTGAAAATTAACTATTCTACGAAAAAGAAAATCCAATAA